One Trichomycterus rosablanca isolate fTriRos1 chromosome 10, fTriRos1.hap1, whole genome shotgun sequence DNA window includes the following coding sequences:
- the ep300a gene encoding histone acetyltransferase p300 isoform X4, whose amino-acid sequence MAENVLDSGPPSAKRPKLSSPALSVSASDGNDFASLFDLEHDLPDELINSSELGLTNGGDLGQLHTSLGGTGAVGSGLGVVGTAGQDAAAKHKQLSELLRSGAPLLSAQQQPGGSPAGASMTLMGGMKASPGPQNVVPQGQQHLSPQQASLMQQQQMAGMVGGMNRAVLGPQKGNGQQQPGGLTPQQQGMMGGQLLNGTPRMGYHSPAMGSNSNLLVDTLQQQQAGGGQGGLRAQQPGALNKMGMMGGAGPYGGPYGQNAGQSMGSGGLTPQLMNKPGLPNSLAQFNMDKKTQPMPGMPTMASQQPATGGAGAGGASGMVPNAQGGLGPPLAASVVGGAGVAPTADPEKRKLIQQQLVLLLHAHKCQRREQANGEIRQCNLPHCRTMKNVLNHMTHCQAGKSCQVAHCASSRQIISHWKNCTRQDCPVCLPLKNAGDKRNQQSLLGTANVGLGPSLGAAPGGPHSAPNLNTPGQIDPSSIERAYAALGLPYQGNQAPSQPGQQPSRSLNAMGGNAMGVNGAVGVQPQNQASSLLQDPMMHLTMNAQSLMNDSSGVGSMGSLPVATPAAGPGMRKSWHEDITQDLRNHLVHKLVQAIFPTPDPAALKDRRMENLVAYARKVEGDMYESANSRAEYYHLLAEKIYKIQKELEEKRRMRLQKQGMVPNQPGMPSTGIQQPPSGIGQQVPQTGLPPNSPLSDPSMVRPTGPNQMVNRMQNPAGMNLFNQMQTMGQRSTPPLPLGGPLNQMGMSPARMAPPNVAQMPNQYLPAGQFQGSSPMLGTSPVGMAQPGTQGGMTQHGQMSTPPAMPASSPLAQPGSVGGMGSGTSVGSLGPSNVVGVPQPATPSQSIGLSHCPTVRQSSPSPARSRTPTPHLTPPPSLPGSQTPQPHTPSMPQINTGASQGQKPQPANSEKAMQLQQQPLGGAPSTPNSALAPQHPPTPLSQKGSLPVDAQAATPASVGSVDTSSQQVSSDVTATLEPKVEVKQPKEEEEDEEVDDKVSIKGGGTGNKGDIKTEEKPKIKKEETSNEDCKGTPMETCKAEEEDKKPELKTEPKEEDVGSVTPSLPSGTPNKKKIFKPEELRQALMPTLESLYRQDPESLPFRQPVDPSLLGIPDYFDIVKNPMDLSTIKRKLDTGQYQEPWQYVDDIWLMFNNAWLYNRKTSRVYKYCSKLAEVFEQEIDPVMQSLGYCCGKKLEFSPQTLCCYGKQLCTIPRDAAYFSFQNRYHFCEKCFNEIQGESVSLGDDPSQPQTSINKEQFEKKKNDTLDPELFVECLDCGRKMHQICVLHNETIWPAGFVCDDCLKKSNKNRKENKYSAKRLPQTKLGNYLETRINDYLKRQNNPESGEVTVRVVHVSEKVVEVKPGMKSRFVDTGEMAESFPYKSKALFAFEDIDGADVCFFGMHVQEYGSDCPPPNQRRVYISYLDSVHFFQPRILRTAIYYEILLGYLDYAKKLGFTTGHIWACPPSEGDDYIFHCHPADQKIPKPKRLQEWYKKMLDKAVADRVVHDYKDVFKQATEDRLTSAKELPYFEGDFWPNVLEESIKELEQEEEERKREENNTSSESVDATKGDSKNAKKKNNKKTSKNKSSLSRTNKKKPGMPNVSNDLSQKLYATMEKHKEVFFVIRLNAAPNSNALPPIMDPDPLMACDLMDGRDAFLTLARDKHLEFSSLRRSKWSSMCMLVELHNQSQDRFVYTCNECKHHVETRFHCTVCEDYDLCITCYNTKTHEHKMEKLGLGLDDESNNQAAASMQSPGDSRRLSIQRCIQSLVHACQCRNANCSLPSCQKMKRVVQHTKGCKRKTNGGCPICKQLIALCCYHAKHCQENKCPVPFCLNIKQKLRQQQLQHRVQQAQMLRRRMASMQRTGQPLISGNEGLPSPGNNATTAPGTPTQSSQTPILHTPTQCPTPASQPGVVGGQQLTGMVQHNQFQQMPAGGGMINSSQQQVMPQQQAQPSSMQQLQHPNSLPPYIQRPPGSSPLSQSMGKPGMGPVSLPQQQQSNPGQSTFSPQQPSGPPAAALEIALRIQREAETQRQMANQKSMQINQGQGMMHPHTLHQGPQTQNQMGMNHPGAGMVGPQGIPSQVQSAVPRAQIEQQQVMVGGGMQQQGGPHNQLPPQVQLQQGQQGGPQLQPPQQQQQQQWGNPGMPPQQRPGMMSQMGHPGMVTQQPQQMAQQQQLSQQQAHSGVMNMVGPGAASATGTGNGGLLQSALQDLLRTLRSPSSPLQQQQVLNILRSNPQLMATFVRQRAPRYLGRGGPGAGGAGPGVMDGQQLNVNTGAAQPGIHMGQGTGMPQANPQQQQLQQQQLQQLQQRSMMGVNMQQQMALQQQQGVMPGQGSNMSNISLQLREYKRQQLQQQQMGNLNQFQHPQPQQQQGYLGQPGMPPQQPGQPQAGGLQQQQQGGPQTGLQQNYSAPMSQQVAAALQQRLQQQQLQQQNAIGGLQGGDSGPGGGGLLQQQQLQPHQGGPQAMQALHQRLLQKQQQQQQQQQQQHQHHLGGGSPAHHNNPMSPQQQMSQSPHLQSQQLSTSLSNQVRSPQPSPRPQSQPPHSSPSPRLQPQPSPHRISPQTQTGSPHPGHLPQHHTGMVAPPPPQQSQQLSQQQQQALDQAQFGSDQNAILSQLSGIGTLHGQGTNDMLTANNQDMGTNINHNSSDIL is encoded by the exons ACTTTGCTTCACTTTTTGACCTGGAGCATGACCTTCCAGATGAGCTTATTAACTCCTCAGAGCTGGGTTTGACGAATGGAGGAGACCTTGGGCAGCTTCACACTAGCTTGGGTGGTACTGGAGCAGTGGGCAGTGGGCTTGGAGTGGTCGGCACTGCTGGACAAGATGCTGCAGCAAAGCACAAGCAACTGTCGGAGCTTCTCCGTTCTGGTGCGCCACTCTTATCTGCTCAACAACAGCCAGGAGGCAGTCCTGCAGGTGCATCCATGACTCTTATGGGTGGTATGAAGGCATCTCCGGGGCCCCAGAATGTCGTCCCCCAGGGGCAGCAGCATCTCTCACCTCAACAGGCCAGTCTGatgcagcagcaacagatggCAGGGATGGTGGGTGGCATGAACAGGGCTGTACTTGGACCTCAAAAGGGCAATGGCCAACAGCAGCCTGGGGGCCTAACACCTCAGCAGCAAGGCATGATGGGAGGACAACTGTTGAATGGCACACCACGAATGGGCTACCACAGTCCAGCCATGGGCAGTAACAGTAACCTCTTGGTGGACACCTTGCAACAGCAGCAGGCAGGAGGAGGACAGGGTGGACTAAGAGCACAGCAGCCTGGAGCACTGAACAAG ATGGGGATGATGGGAGGTGCAGGACCCTATGGAGGCCCCTACGGTCAGAATGCAGGCCAGAGTATGGGTAGTGGTGGGCTCACTCCACAGCTCATGAACAAACCAGGTTTGCCCAACAGCCTGGCTCAATTTAACATGGACAAAAAAACACAGCCCATGCCTGGCATGCCAACTATG GCTTCTCAGCAGCCAGCAACAGGTGGTGCAGGAGCTGGTGGAGCATCTGGGATGGTACCCAATGCCCAGGGAGGTCTCGGTCCTCCATTGGCGGCCTCAGTCGTTGGAGGAGCGGGTGTTGCTCCAACAGCCGACCCAGAGAAGCGCAAACTTATACAGCAGCAGCTGGTCCTTTTGCTCCATGCCCACAAATGCCAGAGACGAGAGCAAGCTAATGGGGAAATACGACAGTGCAACCTGCCCCACTGCCGCACTATGAAGAACGTCCTCAACCACATGACACACTGCCAGGCTGGCAAGTCATGCCAGG TGGCACATTGTGCCTCATCCAGACAAATCATCTCACATTGGAAGAACTGCACACGGCAAGATTGCCCTGTCTGTCTGCCCCTAAAGAATGCAGGAGATAAGAGGAATcagcagt CCCTGCTTGGCACTGCTAACGTGGGCTTAGGCCCTTCATTGGGTGCTGCACCAGGTGGTCCACACAGCGCTCCCAATCTTAACACCCCAGGTCAGATAGACCCGAGTTCTATTGAGCGGGCGTATGCAGCTCTTGGGCTTCCTTACCAGGGTAACCAGGCACCCTCTCAACCTGGTCAACAACCATCTCGGTCACTAAACGCTATGG GTGGGAATGCAATGGGTGTAAATGGAGCTGTTGGTGTCCAGCCTCAAAACCAAGCATCTAGCCTTCTTCAGGATCCTATGATGCATCTCACCATGAATGCTCAGAG CCTGATGAATGACAGCAGTGGTGTGGGCAGTATGGGTTCACTGCCTGTGGCCACTCCAGCTGCCGGTCCTGGAATGAGAAAAAGCTGGCATGAGGACATTACCCAGGATCTTCGTAACCACCTCGTCCACAAACT TGTCCAAGCCATCTTCCCTACCCCAGATCCAGCTGCACTGAAGGACCGGCGCATGGAGAATCTAGTGGCTTATGCTCGTAAAGTAGAAGGAGACATGTATGAATCTGCAAACAGCAGG gcAGAGTACTATCACTTATTAGCTGAAAAAATCTACAAGATTCAGAAGGAATTGGAGGAGAAGCGGCGGATGAGGCTGCAGAAGCAGGGCATGGTGCCGAATCAGCCTGGAATGCCTTCTACTGGCATTCAGCAGCCCCCTTCTGGCATTGGACAGCAAGTGCCACAAACAGGGCTCCCCCCAa ATAGCCCCCTGTCAGATCCATCAATGGTGAGGCCTACAGGACCAAACCAGATGGTGAATAGGATGCAAAACCCTGCTG gaaTGAATCTATTCAATCAAATGCAGACTATGGGCCAGAGGTCCACTCCTCCACTTCCACTCGGTGGGCCCCTCAATCAG ATGGGCATGAGCCCTGCGAGGATGGCACCGCCTAATGTTGCACAAATGCCGAATCAGTACCTTCCTGCTGGCCAGTTTCAGGGTTCAAGCCCAATGCTTGGCACTAGTCCTGTTGGTATGGCACAGCCTGGCACTCAGGGTGGCATGACACAG CATGGCCAGATGTCCACCCCACCAGCTATGCCAGCCAGTAGTCCTTTAGCTCAGCCTGGTTCTGTTGGTGGAATGGGTAGTGGGACCTCAGTTGGTTCTCTAGGCCCCAGCAATGTTGTTGGAGTTCCTCAGCCAGCCACCCCCTCTCAATCCATCGGCCTTTCTCATTGTCCAACCGTCCGACAGAGCTCTCCCTCCCCAGCACGCAGTCGCACACCCACTCCACACCTTACACCCCCTCCAAGCCTACCAGGCTCCCAGACTCCACAGCCTCACACCCCTAGCATGCCCCAGATAAACACAGGTGCCAGTCAGGGGCAGAAACCTCAGCCTGCCAACTCTGAGAAAGCCATGCAGCTTCAGCAGCAGCCATTAGGAGGGGCACCTTCAACACCCAACTCTGCActtgcgcctcagcatccgcctACTCCA TTATCTCAGAAAGGCTCTCTGCCGGTAGACGCCCAGGCTGCCACTCCTGCCTCTGTCGGCAGTGTGGACACCTCCTCCCAGCAAGTCTCCTCAGATGTCACTGCTACTCTTGAACCCAAGGTGGAGGTTAAGCAACcaaaggaggaagaggaggatgaAGAGGTGGATGATAAGGTGTCAATAAAGGGAGGTGGTACAGGAAATAAAGGGGATATAAAGACTGAGGAGAAGCCCAAG ATAAAGAAGGAAGAAACATCAAATGAGGATTGCAAAGGTACTCCTATGGAAACATGCAAAGCAGAGGAGGAGGACAAAAAGCCTGAACTTAAGACTGAACCTAAAGAGGAGGATGTTGGTTCAGTTACCCCCAGTTTGCCATCTGGAACCCCAAACAAAAAGAAGA TCTTCAAACCTGAGGAGTTGAGACAGGCCCTGATGCCCACTCTTGAGTCTCTCTACCGGCAGGATCCTGAGTCTCTTCCCTTTCGCCAGCCAGTGGATCCATCACTTCTGGGAATACCG GATTATTTTGACATTGTAAAGAATCCCATGGACTTGTCAACTATCAAAAGGAAACTTGACACAGGCCAGTATCAGGAGCCATGGCAATATGTGGATGACATCTGGCTTATGTTCAACAATGCCTGGCTCTACAATCGGAAGACGTCACGAGTCTACAAATACTGCTCCAAGCTGGCAGAGGTGTTTGAGCAAGAGATTGACCCTGTCATGCAAAGCCTTGGCTATTGCTGTGGGAAAAAG CTGGAATTTTCTCCTCAAACTCTCTGCTGCTATGGCAAGCAGTTGTGCACTATACCACGAGACGCTGCCTACTTTAGTTTCCAGAACAG GTATCACTTCTGTGAGAAGTGTTTCAACGAGATCCAGGGTGAGAGTGTGTCCTTAGGGGACGATCCATCACAGCCTCAGAC GTCCATTAACAAGGAGCAGtttgaaaaaaagaagaatgATACACTTGACCCAGAGTT ATTTGTGGAATGTTTAGACTGTGGCCGTAAAATGCATCAGATCTGTGTACTACACAATGAAACTATTTGGCCAGCAGG ttttgtttgtGATGACTGTCTGAAGAAGTCAAACAAGAACcgcaaagaaaataaatattctgctaaaa GGCTACCACAAACTAAACTGGGCAACTATCTGGAAACTCGTATTAATGACTACCTGAAGCGGCAAAACAACCCAGAGTCTGGTGAAGTCACTGTGCGAGTTGTCCATGTCTCTGAAAAGGTGGTTGAAGTTAAACCAGGAATGAAGTCTAG GTTTGTGGATACTGGCGAGATGGCAGAGTCTTTTCCGTATAAATCAAAAGCTCTCTTTGCTTTCGAGGACATTGATGGTGCTGATGTCTGCTTTTTTGGCATGCATGTGCAAGAATATGGCTCAGATTGTCCACCCCCTAATCAAAG GCGAGTATACATATCCTATCTGGACAGTGTTCACTTTTTTCAGCCTCGCATTTTAAGAACAGCAATATACTATGAGATTCTCCTTGGGTATCTGGATTATGCTAAGAAACTAGG GTTTACAACTGGCCACATTTGGGCCTGCCCTCCCAGTGAGGGAGATGACTACATCTTCCACTGTCACCCTGCAGATCAAAAGATACCCAAACCCAAGAGACTGCAGGAGTGGTATAAAAAGATGCTGGACAAAGCTGTGGCTGACCGTGTTGTACATGACTATAAG GACGTTTTCAAACAAGCAACAGAGGATCGTCTTACGAGTGCCAAAGAGCTGCCCTATTTTGAGGGTGACTTCTGGCCCAATGTACTTGAAGAGAGCATTAAGGAGCTTGAACAGGAGGAAGAAGAGAGAAAACGGGAGGAGAACAATACTTCCAGTGAAAGTGTAGAT GCCACGAAGGGTGACAGTAAAAATGCCAAGAAAAAGAACAATAAGAAGACGAGCAAGAACAAGAGCAGTCTGAGCCGGACCAACAAAAAGAAGCCTGGGATGCCAAATGTGTCCAATGACCTGTCACAGAAACTTTATGCAACAATGGAGAAGCATAAAGAG GTTTTCTTTGTCATTCGGCTGAATGCTGCACCCAATTCCaatgctcttccaccaatcaTGGACCCAGATCCTTTAATGGCATGTGACTTGATGGATGGCCGAGATGCTTTTCTGACACTGGCACGAGACAAACACTTGGAGTTCTCCTCACTGAGACGGTCCAAATGGAGTTCCATGTGTATGCTGGTAGAGCTGCACAACCAGAGCCAAGATCGATTTGTCTACacctgtaatgaatgtaaacatCATGTTGAGACTCGTTTCCACTGCACCGTTTGTGAG GACTATGACCTTTGCATCACTTGCTACAACACAAAGACTCATGAACACAAGATGGAGAAGCTGGGTCTGGGCTTGGATGATGAGAGTAACAATCAAGCTGCTGCCTCCATGCAGAGTCCTGGAGACTCACGCCGCCTTAGCATCCAGCGTTGCATTCAGTCTCTTGTACATGCTTGCCAGTGCCGCAATGCAAACTGCTCACTTCCATCCTGTCAAAAGATGAAACGTGTGGTCCAGCACACCAAAGGCTGCAAACGCAAAACCAACGGTGGTTGCCCTATTTGCAAGCAGCTTATTGCACTTTGCTGTTACCATGCTAAACACTGCCAAGAGAACAAGTGTCCTGTTCCATTCTGCCTCAACATCAAGCAGAAATTACGTCAACAGCAGCTTCAGCACAGAGTTCAGCAGGCCCAGATGCTTAGGAGAAGGATGGCCAGCATGCAAAGAACAGGCCAGCCATTGATAAGTGGAAATGAAGGGTTGCCCTCACCTGGAAACAATGCTACCACTGCCCCCGGGACACCTACACAAAGCTCTCAAACTCCCATCCTACATACTCCCACTCAGTGTCCAACTCCCGCATCCCAACCTGGGGTTGTTGGAGGTCAGCAGCTCACTGGAATGGTCCAGCATAATCAGTTCCAGCAAATGCCTGCAGGTGGTGGGATGATTAATTCCTCACAACAACAGGTCATGCCACAACAACAGGCACAACCATCCTCCATGCAGCAACTTCAGCATCCCAACAGCCTTCCTCCATACATACAAAGACCTCCTGGTTCATCTCCACTCTCTCAGTCTATGGGGAAACCAGGCATGGGTCCAGTCAGTTTACCTCAACAACAGCAGTCAAATCCAGGCCAGTCAACCTTTTCCCCACAGCAGCCCTCAGGTCCCCCTGCTGCAGCTCTGGAAATAGCCTTGAGAATTCAACGAGAGGCAGAAACTCAAAGGCAGATGGCTAACCAAAAGAGCATGCAGATTAATCAGGGACAGGGCATGATGCACCCACACACCCTTCATCAGGGCCCTCAGACCCAAAACCAGATGGGCATGAACCATCCAGGAGCAGGAATGGTGGGACCCCAGGGAATTCCATCCCAGGTACAGTCTGCAGTACCTAGGGCTCAGATTGAACAGCAGCAAGTGATGGTAGGAGGAGGCATGCAGCAGCAAGGAGGGCCTCACAACCAACTTCCTCCTCAGGTGCAGCTACAGCAAGGGCAACAGGGTGGGCCTCAGCTTCAGCCGCCacaacaacagcagcagcagcagtgggGGAACCCTGGAATGCCTCCCCAGCAGCGACCAGGAATGATGAGTCAAATGGGTCATCCAGGAATGGTAACGCAACAACCACAGCAGATGGCTCAGCAACAGCAGCTTTCACAACAACAAGCCCATTCTGGGGTAATGAACATGGTTGGCCCGGGTGCTGCTTCAGCCACAGGGACTGGCAATGGAGGTCTCCTTCAGAGTGCCTTGCAAGACCTACTTAGAACACTCCGGTCTCCCAGTTCCCCTCTTCAGCAACAACAGGTTCTAAACATATTGCGCTCAAACCCTCAACTTATGGCAACCTTTGTGAGGCAACGTGCACCCAGATACCTTGGAAGAGGAGGCCCTGGAGCTGGCGGTGCAGGCCCAGGAGTCATGGATGGCCAGCAGCTTAATGTAAATACGGGGGCTGCTCAACCTGGTATTCACATGGGTCAAGGAACAGGCATGCCCCAGGCAAAtccgcagcagcagcagctgcagcagcagcagctgcagCAGCTACAGCAGCGTTCAATGATGGGTGTGAACATGCAGCAGCAAATGGCTTTGCAACAACAGCAAGGTGTTATGCCAGGCCAAGGCTCCAACATGTCCAACATCTCTCTCCAGTTAAGAGAGTATAAGAGGCAACAACTGCAACAGCAGCAGATGGGAAACCTTAATCAGTTTCAGCATCCTCAGCCACAGCAACAACAGGGCTATCTCGGCCAGCCAGGGATGCCTCCTCAGCAGCCTGGTCAGCCTCAAGCTGGTGGACTCCAGCAGCAACAGCAAGGAGGACCACAGACAGGATTGCAGCAGAACTATTCAGCACCCATGTCTCAGCAGGTGGCAGCAGCTTTACAACAGAGGTTGCAGCAGCAACAGCTGCAGCAGCAGAATGCCATAGGTGGGCTCCAAGGAGGAGATAGTGGTCCCGGAGGTGGTGGTTTGCTCCAgcagcagcaattacagccCCATCAAGGTGGTCCTCAGGCCATGCAAGCACTGCATCAAAGACTTCTgcagaagcagcagcagcagcagcagcagcagcagcagcagcaccagCACCACTTAGGCGGCGGGTCTCCTGCCCATCATAACAATCCCATGAGCCCTCAGCAGCAGATGTCCCAGTCTCCGCATTTGCAGAGTCAGCAGTTGTCAACGTCCCTTAGCAACCAGGTGCGCTCACCACAGCCATCACCACGGCCCCAGTCTCAGCCACCCCACTCCAGTCCATCTCCTCGCTTGCAACCCCAGCCTTCTCCCCACCGCATCTCTCCTCAGACTCAGACTGGTTCACCACACCCTGGCCATCTCCCCCAACATCACACGGGCATGGTGGCTCCTCCACCGCCACAACAGTCCCAGCAGCTTTCTCAGCAGCAACAGCAGGCGTTGGACCAAGCCCAATTTGGGTCAGACCAGAATGCCATACTTTCACAGCTGAGTGGAATCGGGACTCTGCATGGGCAAGGCACTAATGACATGTTGACTGCTAACAACCAAGACATGGGGACAAATATTAACCACAACTCATCGGATATATTGTAG